The DNA window GTGGCGAGCGGGCTCATGGTTATCGGAGCTGGTTTTGTATGGCTGATAGACACTGAGATGCGCCTATCAGACCTTATTGAAGTAGCGCATTGATTTTTGTGTAATCGCCATGAATTGGTATCGTCAATACTGAGTCCATCCTGAAAAATAATGTTTTCAGTCAGCCGGGGGCATTTCGATAAAAGCTGGCGCCCCATACGCCGCCAACCGCATGCACTGCGCGGGCGATTCGGGGGCAAGGAAGCCGCAGCTTCTTCAGGATCAGGCGGATGTTGTGGACGGCGCTGCGAATCACCGCATGCAGGGCGTCGTCCAGGGCGCCCTGGAGCGGATTGCTGGCCAGGCGCCCGTCCGATTGCATGTGGCCGATGGCGGGTTCGATCGTACTGCGCCGCTTGACCATGGCGTGCAATGTTCACGTCAGGCCGCGCTTCTGTCCGGAGCGCAGGATGCAGGATGTGCGCAACTCGATCTCTCGCAAGGCAGGACTTGAAATCAGCAGCTTCGCCCCTACAATTAGCACTCGCATCCAGTGAGTGCTAGCGAAACGCAACTCGCAACCGAGTCAAGCTTCCAAGCACCCCTAGCCAGCCGCTCGCGGTGTGGCATGCGTTTCAACCTCTCGAATTCCATCAACAGGAGCAACACGAATGAATTTGCGTCCCTTGCATGACCGCGTGATCGTCAAGCGCGTGGAACAGGAAACCAAGACCGCTTCGGGCATTTTCATCCCCGACAACGCGGCCGAGAAGCCCGACCAGGGCGAGGTGCTGGCCGTAGGCCCGGGTAAGCGTGACGACAAGGGCACCCTGCAGCCCATGGCCGTGAAGGCCGGCGACCGCGTGCTGTTCGGCAAGTACGCCGGCCAGACCGTGAAGGTGGACGGCGACGAACTGATGGTGATGCGCGAAGACGATCTGATGGCCGTCATCGAGAAGTAAGCGCAGCACTTCCCCCTACACAATCGGAGAAATACACATGGCAGCTAAAGAAGTAGTGTTCGGCGCGGATGCCCGCGTACGCATGATGGACGGCGTGACCATTCTGGCCAACGCCGTGAAGGCCACGCTGGGCCCCAAGGGCCGCAACGTGGTGCTGGAGCGCTCGTTCGGCGCCCCCACCGTGACCAAGGACGGTGTGTCCGTGGCCAAGGAAATCGAACTGAAGGACAAGCTGCAGAACATGGGCGCGCAGATGGTGAAGGAAGTGGCGTCCAAGACCAGCGACAACGCCGGCGACGGCACCACCACCGCCACCGTGCTGGCGCACGCGATGGCCCGCGAAGGCATGAAGTATGTGGCCGCCGGGATGAACCCGATGGACCTCAAGCGCGGCATCGACAAGGCTGTGATCGCCCTGGTCGAAGAACTGAAGAAAATTTCCAAGCCCTGCACCACCAGCAAGGAAATCGCCCAGGTCGGCACCATCTCGGCCAACTCCGACGAGGACGTCGGCCAGATCATCGCCGAGGCGATGGACAAGGTGGGCAAGGAAGGCGTGATCACCGTCGAAGACGGCAAGAGCCTGAACAACGAGCTGGACATCGTCGAAGGCATGCAGTTCGACCGCGGCTACCTGTCGCCCTACTTCATCAACAACCAGGATCGTCAGGTTGCCGTGCTGGACAACCCGTACGTGCTGCTGAACGACAAGAAGATTTCCAACATCCGCGATCTGCTGCCGATTCTGGAGCAGGTGGCCAAGTCGGGGCGCCCGCTGCTGATCATCGCTGAAGACGTGGACGGCGAAGCCCTGGCCACGCTGGTGGTCAATAGCATTCGCGGCATCCTGAAGACCGTGGCCGTCAAGGCTCCGGGCTTCGGCGATCGTCGCAAGGCCATGCTGGAAGACCTGGCCATCCTCACCGGCGGCAAGGTGGTTTCGGAAGAAACCGGCATGAGCCTGGAGAAGGTGACGCTGGCCGACCTGGGCCAGGCCAAGCGCGTGGAAGTGGCGAAGGAAAACACCACCGTGATCGACGGCGCCGGTGTTGCTGCCGACATCGAAGCCCGCGTCAAGCAGATCCGCGTCCAGATCGAGGAAGCCACCTCCGACTACGACCGCGAGAAGCTGCAAGAACGCGTGGCCAAACTGGCCGGCGGCGTGGCCGTGGTCAAGGTTGGCGCTGCCACCGAAGTGGAAATGAAAGAGAAGAAGGCCCGTGTCGAAGACGCCCTGCACGCCACGCGCGCTGCGGTGGAAGAAGGCATCGTCGCCGGTGGTGGCGTGGCGCTGCTGCGCGCTCGCGTCAACCTCAAGGTCACGGGTGCCAACCCCGACCAGGAAGCCGGCATCAAGCTGGTGATGCGCGCCGTGGAAGAGCCGCTGCGCCAGATCGTCGCCAACGCTGGCGACGAACCCAGCGTCGTGCTCAACAAGGTGCTGGAAGGCCAAGGCAACTACGGCTACAACGCCGCCAACGGCCAGTATGGCGACATGATCGAGATGGGCATTCTGGACCCCACCAAGGTCACCCGTACCGCGCTGCAAAACGCCGCTTCCGTCGCCGGACTGCTGCTGACCACCGAGTGCATGGTGGCGGACGCACCGAAGGACGACACCGCAGCCCCGCCGATGGGCGGTGGCATGGGCGGCATGGGTGGCATGGACATGTAACGCGTCCAGTTCGCGGGGTTCCAGGTGCGGCGTCATGCCGCTCCATGAAGCTCCGGCCCGAAAGGGACGGCGGCCGCTTGCGGCCGCCGGGAGCGATGATGGGCCTGCGGACCTTGCGGTTTGCGGGCCCATTTTTTTGGCCAGCTCTTGCCGCAAGCCTTGCGCGGTCACACCATGGGCCAGCCCCGCGCCATTTGCCGTCGGGGGCGCTGCTGCCGCCCCAAGTCTTGCCGAAACATCCGGTGGTCGTACGATCGATCGCTGGCGGTTTTCAAAGCCGCACCTTGCCAGAGAGCTTGCGGCTGGATGGATGCCAGGCCGCTTTCGCCATGCGGCGCGATGAACCACACAGGGAGATTGCGATGACCGTGAAAACCACCAACAACCTCGGCGTGCTGTTGCGCAGCTACGAGGCGCTGCACAACTGGCAGGCGCTCGCGATGCTGGCGGGCAGCTTCATTCTGGCCGGGCTGGCCATGATGGGCGGGGCCGCTGCCACGGCCAGTTCCGGCAGCTACGCCGTGAGCATGCTGATGGGCTTGGTCGGGGCCATCATTGCCATTATCGGCATCAACGCCAGCGGCCTGATGCTGGTCGATCAGGCCTACGACCAGCCGGTGCGCGGCTTCGGCGCCGCATTTCTCGGCGGCCTGCAGGCGGCGCTCCACGTGATTGGGGCGCTCATCCTGCTCGGTGTGGGCTTTGCCATGGTGCTGGTGGCGGCCTACCTGCTGTCGCTGCTCGGGCGCATTCCCGGCGTCGGCGGGGTCTTTGGCTTCCTCCTCGCCGGTCCCTCGGTGGTGATCGTCGCGCTGGCGTATGCCGTGCTGGTGCTGGCCACGCCCTTGATGGTGGCGGCCATCTGGCATGGCGAGGGATTGATCTCCAGCCTGTCGCGTGCGGCTGACATCGTCATCAAGAAGCCGCTGGAAGTGCTCATGCATTTTCTGGTGCTGGGGTTGGTCGTGTTTCCGGCAGCAGTCTTCATCTTCGGCCTGGTGTTCGGCGCCAGCACCGAGATCGCCAGGATGTATGCGGCGGTCGGGCTGGGCGGCTTCGAGCCCGGCGATGGCTCGAGCCCGATGCAGATGCTGTTGGCGCAGATGACCAGCCACGGTTTCGGCGGCGCCGGAATTTCCATCGGGCTGGTGACCTTCCTCGCCTGGTCCGTCGTCAGCCTGATCTACGTCCTGGGCCTGATCTTCGTCTACCGCGCGGTCAACGAGGGGGTGGGCTCGGAAGCGGCTGAACTGGTCGGCCAGCGCTTGTCGCAGTTCAAGCAAAAGCTGGACGACAACAAGCCGCGCACGGGTTCCGCGCCGCCTGTGCCTCCGGAAGCGACTCAGGATGCAACTCCGGGTGCCGCCCCTGGGGCAAGCGCGCCAACGCCGGGCCCGATCCAACCCTCGGGGCCCTTGGCCGAAACTCCAGCGCAACCGAGGCTCGCAAGTCCAGCCAGCGCCGACACCAGGCGGTGCCCGGCATGCGGAGCCGTCGTTGCGGCGGACGATGCCTTCTGCCGCGGTTGCGGGCAACCCTTGCATTCCAGGTAAGGCGCGCAGCCCGGGCCTCGGAGGGCGCCGGCGCCGCCGAGGCCGGATTTTTGCAAGCTTGCGCAGCACCGCTGCAAAAACCCTTCGATGGGTTTGCCACGCCTTGAGCGGTGTTCGTTAGGCTTCACAACCATGCGCGCGACCCGAAGACTTCACCACTATTGCTGCTTATCCGCCCTCTCCCTGGGGGTGGCCGTGGCGAGCCCTGCGCCGGCGGAGGCGGCCCCGGACGGGCATTCCACCCCCAAGCCGACCGTGCCGTTGCGCGATGTGGCCCCGGCAGCGCTGGGTGTGCCCAAAGCTGCGGCGCACATCACGCCGGGGGCGGCAGGCTTGCCGCGCAAGGGTGCCTCCACCACGCAGGAGGGTGCGGGAGGACTGCCGCCCGAAGCGGGCCAGGCAACGCCAACCACCGCGACACCACCTGCCACGGCGACGCCAGCGGCAACCATGCCAGGCGCTCATGCCGATGCGGCCCAGGCGCGCGAGCCGCGCATTTGCCTGGCCCTGTCCGGCGGCGGGGCGCGGGGGCTGGCGCATATCGGCGTGCTGATGGCGTTGCGCGAGCTGCGCATCCCGGTGGACTGCATCGCCGGCACCAGCATGGGGGCCATCGTGGGCGGGCTGTATGCCGCCGGGGTGCCGCTGGCGGTGCTGCGGCAGCAAGTGGCGGGGCTGGACTGGAACGCGATCTTCCGCGGTCGGCCGCCGCGCGCGGGGCTGGATTTCCAGCGCAAGTCCGATGACACGCGCATGCCTGGCGGCATCGAGCTGGGCATCAACGGTCGCGGCCAGCTCAGCCTGCCCGATGCGGCCATCAACAGCACCGCGCTCGAAACGGTGCTGACCAACCTCACGTTGCAGACGCGCGCCGTGCGCAACTTCGCCGACTTGCCGATTCCCTTTCGCGCCGTGGCCACCAATATGGTGAATGGGCGCAAAGTCATTCTTCAACGCGGTGCGCTGGCCACGGCGTTGCGGGCCAGCATGTCGGTGCCGGGCGTCTTTCCGCCGATCGAAACCCACGGCGAACTGTTGGGCGATGGCGGACTGGTGGACAACATGCCCGTCGACGTCGCGCGCGCCATGGGGGCGCAAGTGGTGATCGCGGTGAACATCTCCACCCCGCTGTCCTCGCGCGAGGCCCTGGGCAGCATCGTCGGGCTCACGGGGCAGATGATCAACATCCTGATGGAGCAGAACGTCGAAGTCCAGCTCAAGTCCCTGACCCCGGCCGACGTGCTGGTCACGCCGGCGCTGGGCGACATCTCCTCGCTCGATTTCAACAGGGGCGAGCAGGCCTTGCGCGATGGCTATGCCGCCACCATGGCGGCGGCGCCGCAGCTGTCGCGCTATGCCTTGTCGCCCGAGGCCTATCGGGCTTGGCGCATCAAGGTCGATACCCAGGCGCAAGGCCTCGTGGCCAGCCTCGGAGAATTGTCCATCGATTCGGTGCGGGTGGAAGGCTCGAAGTGGGCGCCGGCGCCCGCACTCGAAGCCAATTTGCGCCAAAAACCGGGAAAGCCGCTGAATTTCAGCGACGTGCACGACGACGTCGACCAGCTTTCCGGACTGGGCGATTTTTCACGCGTCGACTACCGGCTCTACGACGAGCCCGACGGCAGCGACGCGCTGGTCTACCGCGTCGCCGACAAGTCCTGGGGGCCCAACTTTCTGCGCTTCGGCCTGGGGCTCTACACCAATCTGCGCAACCAGACCCGCTTCGAGCTGCAGCTCGCCCAGCGCCGGCCCTGGCTCAACAACCTGGGCGGGGAGTGGCGCAACTTCGTGCAACTGGGCTGGGAGAATCGCTGGCTGTCGGAGCTGTACCAGCCGCTGGACAGCACCGACCGCGTTTTCCTGGCGCCGTATTTCGATCTGGATGCGCGCCCGATCGACGTCTACGCCGGCAGCCAGGCCATCGATCGCTACCGCCTGAGCACCTCGCGCGTGGGGCTGGACATCGGCACGCCGGTGGCCGACTACGGCGAGCTGCGCCTGGGCTACAGCGTGGCGCAGATTTCGGCCAACACCATCCTGGGCAGCAGCAACCTGAGCGGCAGCGTGCGCGAGGCCGGCATCCGCGCCCTGGCCACGTTCGACCGGCTGGACCATGCCTATTTCCCGCGCGAGGGCTGGCGCGCGCGTCTGGAGACCTTCAGCGCCGACCGCAAGCTGGGCAGCGCCGCCAACTATGTGCGCCTCGACCTGTCGGGCCAGATCGACCAGAGCTTCGGCCGGCAGACGGTGGAGGCGGCGACGCGGCTGGCCAGCTTCCGCGACATCTCGGGCACCGGCTACAACTACTTCGCGCTCGGCGGCTTCGACCAACTCTCGGGCTTCCAGGAGGGCCAGATCATCGGCAACTACCTGGCGTATTTCCGCTTGGGTCTGCGCACCGAAATCACCACCGCCGGGCTGTTTGGCGGCGCCACTTACGCCGGCGTGAATCTGGAGCGCGGCAATGCCTGGGCGAACCGGAATCAAGTGTCCCTGAGCGATTTGCAATCCAGCCTGGCGCTCTACCTCGGCGCCGACACGCCGCTCGGGCCGGTTTACTTCGGCATCGGCAAGGCGCCGGGGCAGACGGTGAACTACTACCTGATGCTCGGGCGCCCCTGACGGCGGCGGCAACTTCGCAAGCGGGTTAACAGGCCCTGAGGCGACGCTGAACAAGTTCCCGTGAGCAGCGCGCCTTGCATCGGGATGGGATGCAAGGTGCAAATCCGCAGACCGCCCGAGGCGCGGATGCGATGCGCACGAGGGACTTGTTCAGCGTCGCCCTAAACCGCTGGTTCCTCGTCCGCAGGGGCCTGCAGCCAGTCTTCCAGCACCTGGCTGGCCTCGCGCAGGCCTTGGCGCTTGGTGGCCGAGAACATCTGCACCGAAGTGGGCGCCATCAGGCCCGCCCCCGCGGCATGGCGCTGCAGGTCGTCGCGCACGGCCTGGGCCTGGGCGTGCTGTTCGCTGCGGGTGAGCTTGTCGGCCTTGGTCAGCAGCACATGCACGGGCAGGGCGGCGGGTGAGGAATAGCTCAGCAGCGTCCAGTCCAGCGGCGTGAGACCGTGGCGGCTGTCGGCAATCAACACCAGCCCCACGAGCTGCGCGCGTTGCGCCAGATACTGGGCGATGAAGCGCTCCCAGCGTTGTTTGGTGGCCAGTGGCACCGAGGCGTAGCCATAGCCCGGCAGGTCGGCCAGCAGCCCGGCCGCGGCACCGCCCAGGCCGACCGTGAACAGATTGATGTGCTGGGTGCGCCCGGGCGTCTTCGACGAGAACGCCAGACGGCGCTGACCGCACAGCACGTTGATGGCGGTGGATTTCCCGGCGTTGGAGCGGCCGACGAAAGCCACTTCCGGCAAGTTGCCGGCGGGAAGCTGGTTGAACTGCGCGGCCGTGGTGAAAAACCGGGCCGATTGCAGCAGCGGACTGGTATCGGCGGCCGCCTTGGCTGCGACTGTGCTGGAATTCCCTATATTCGTCATGACTTATACGTCGTTAGCATGCGGCATCTTATTCCCCATACAAGTCGCCATGCTGCCAGACGAGGAAGGTTTGCGTCCAACCCCAGCTCCTGACCCCCGCGCCTTCGTGCCCGTTCGGGCTGCGCTGGGGGCATTGCTGCTTGCCGTGGCGGCCGCGGCCGCCGTTGCGGAAGGCGCTGCGCCCACCGCGCCCACCTTCGAAGTCTCGGCCACCGCGCCCACGGCGGCGCAGCTGGCGCATGGCAAGCAGCTGGCGCAGACCTGCGCCGCCTGCCACGGGATCGACGGCAACGCCACGAGCACGCAGTTTCCCAAGCTGGCGTCGCAGCGCTCCGGCTACATCGTCCAGGAGTTGACGCGCTTCAAACCTGCCGCCCCCGGCAAGAAGCCGGAGCGGGTGAATGCCATCATGAACGGCATCGCATCCACCTTGTCGCCGCAGGACATGCGGGATCTGGCCGATTACTACAGCCGCCAGACCATCAAGCCCGCCATCGCGACCCATGCCGAATGGGTCAAGATCGGCGAGGGGATCTGGCGCGGCGGTATTGCCAACCGCATGGTGCCGGCCTGCGCCGCTTGCCACGGCCCTGGCGGCCTGGGCCTCCCCGGAGAGTATCCGCGACTGGCCGGGCAATGGTCGGAGTATGTCGCCGCCCAATTGCACGCCTTTCGTACCGGGGCGCGGGGCGACAATACCCCCATGCATGAGATTGCCTCGCGCATGAGCGATCGCCAGATTCGTGATGTGTCAGATTTTGTTGCAGGTTTGCGTTGAACGTTTCCACCCGGGGCTGCTCCATGCCATGATGGGTTTCCATCAATCAACCGTGGATATGGCAAGGGCGGAAAAGGCAGGTTTTGCTATAGTGCAGATGTCGAAAAGCCCTTCAAAAAACCGCTTGGACCAACGTCGACTCATACCCAGGTCTGTATTTGGGCGCAATCGGGAGCGGGTCTTGGCATTTCTGGCGACATCCATTGTTCTGCCTGCAGCCCGATCCAGTCGGGCGCAACCGACGCTGATGTCCCGCTGCAATGGCCGCATCCGCGGCAAAGCCTGATCGGCGCATCGCCGGCTTCGAATCCGAAATCCATGTCATCCCTATCCAACGTCAGCACTTCCGGTTTGCAGTTGCGCCGCGGCTCCCGCTCTTGGCGCAGCTTCGTCGAACTGCTGTCGTCCATGCGCTTTGCCATTTCGCTGTTGGTGGTCGTGGCCATTGCCAGCATCATCGGCACGGTGCTGCAGCAGGGCGAGCCGCTGAACAACTACATCGACCAGTTCGGCCCGTTCTGGGCCACGGTGTTCCACCGCATCGATCTGTTCAATGTCTACAGTTCCTGGTGGTTCCTGCTCATCATGGGGTTCCTGACGGCGTCCACCACCCTGTGCCTGACCCGCAACACGCCCAAGATCCTTGCCGACCTGAAGAGCTACAAGGCGAATATTCGTGAGCAGGGACTGCGCTCCTTTCACGAAAAGGCCGAGGTCGAGGTGGATGCGCCACGCGAGAACATGGTGGCGCACCTCGTGGCCCAGCTCAAGGGGCATGGTTATGGCGTGAAGGTGCAGCCGGTGGAGGGCGATCCGCAAGGCGCCACCATGGTGGCGGCCAAGACCGGCGGGCTCAACCGCATCGGCTACATCCTCGCGCACAGTGCCTTCGTGCTCATCTGCCTCGGCGGTCTGCTCGACGGCGACTTGATGATCAGGCTGCAGATGCTGCTGACGGGCAAGCAGGCGCTGAAGTCGAACATGGAAATCTCCCAGGTTCCGCCGCAGAACATCCTGTCCGTGAACAACCCCACCTACCGTGGCAACCTGTCCATCCCCGAAGGCGGCAGCTCGAACACCGCGGTGCTGACCATCGGTGACGGCTCGGTGCTGCAACCGCTGCCGTTCATCATCACGCTGAAGAAGTTCGTGGTCGATTTCTACTCCACCGGCATGCCGCGGCTGTTCGCCAGCAATGTGGAAATCACCGACCGCAAAACCGGCAAGACCTTCCCGGCGACGATCAAGGTGAACGAGCCGCTGGAGTACGACGGCGTCACGGTGTTCCAGTCCGGCTTCGACGACGGCGGCTCGCATCTGATGCTCAAGGCGTGGCCGATGCAAGGCCCGGGCGACAAAACCTTCGACCTCAAGGGCGATGTCGGCAGCTCACGCCAGCTCACCAACGGCAATCAGGCGCTGCGGCTCGAACTCACCGGTTTTCGCCTGATGAATGTGGAGAACCTGAGCCGCGCCGAGGAAAGCGGCAAGAAGCCGGCCGGCCAGGGCCTCACGCAGCTGTTCGAGCAGCACCTGGGCGCCGCCGTCAAGCGCAACGAAACCAACCAGCTGACCAATGTCGGTCCGGCTGTCATCTACAAATTGCGCGACGCTGCCGGGCAGGCGCACGAGTTTTTCAACTACATGCTGCCAGTCGAGCTCGATGGCACCAAGATTTTCCTCGCCGGGGAGCGCAGCGAACTCGGCGGCGCCTACCACTACCTGCGCATTCCCGCCGACTCGAAGGATTCAGTCGATGGCTGGATGAACTTCCGCGCCGCGCTCGACAACCCCACCGCACGCCAGCAGGCCGTCGATGCCTACGTGAAAGAGTCACTGCCTCCAGGCGCTGCGCCGGCTCTGGTGCAGCAGTTGCGGGCCACGGCCGGCCGCACCCTCGATATCTTTGCCGGCAATATTCCGCGTGATCCCAAGACCGGACAGCCCCTGGTGAAGGCGCCCGGCGGCCTGCCCGCCCTGGCCGAGTTCCTGGAACTCAATGTGCCCAAGGCTGAATTGACCAAGGCATCCGATGTGTTCATCCGCGTGCTCAACGGCACGCTGTGGCAGCTGTGGCAAGTCTCGCGTGTCCAGGCCGGCCAGGCGCCGGCGGTCGACACTCCCGACAACAACCGCTTTTTCAATGCGGCCGTGCTCGCGTTGTCCGACTCCACCTTCTACCCGGCGCCGCTGTATCTGCAGCTCACCGACTTCAAACAGGTCCAGGCCAGCATCTTCCAGGTGGCGCGTGCCCCGGGCAAATACATCGTCTATTTCGGCGCCATCCTGCTCATCCTCGGCGTGTTCTCCATGCTCTATATCCGCGAGCGCCGGGTGTGGTTCCTGGTGCGCGACAACGGCCCGTCGGGCAGCAAGACCTTGATGGCCATGAGCACCAATCGCCGCACACTCGAATTTGAGAAAGAATTTGAAACCCTGCGCTCTGCCTCCCTGGGCGTAGGATCACAGGCACCGGCTTCTGCGGCATCTGCAGCACCGGGTTCGGATCACCCCTGAAGGGACTTTCGCCATGGAACTCACCAGTAAATCCCACACCTTAGGCCTGGGTTCGGGCCCGCAAGATGTGAAGCAGACCGGCCCGCTGGCCTACTTGCGCCGCCGATCGACCTACGACTGGATCTTTCTCGCGCTGATCGCCGGCGGGGATGCCTACGTCCTGAGCCGCTACGGCCAGGATATGAACTACTACGTCAAGCTCATTTTCCTGGGCGCGACGACCTCCCTGCTGTTCCTCGGTTGGGGCTGGACGGCGATCAAGAATCTGGCGATTGTCGTCGCCGTGCTGTCGCTCTTCGGCATCTGGCTGTACAACGGCCCCGCCGGTGTGCCCGTGCTGGCGCGTGGTGAGCAGAACTTCTTCCTCAAGTACTTCCTCTCCAGCCAGACCGCCATCATGTGGATGGCCTTCCTGTTCTTCCTCAGCACCGCGTCGTACTGGGTGGGCATGTTCACAGGACCGGCACAATCCCTGGCCGGTGGCACGATGACGGCGGGCGGCCCAGTGAGTGAAGGCGCCATGATTCGCGATGGGCGCGGCTGGCAATCCAACTTTCCGCAACTGTTCGGTTCGCGTCTGGCCTGGGTCGGCATCACCATGGCGCTGGTTGGCACCATGATGCGCTGGTTCGAGAGCTATCTGATCGGCGCCGACGTCGGCCATATCCCGCTGTCGAATCTGTATGAAGTGTTCGTGTTGTTCTCCTGGCTCACGACCGCTCTCTACCTGTATTTCGAATACAAGTACAAGACCCGCAGCATGGGCGCTTTCGCCATGCTCGTGGTCAGTGCCGCGGTGGTGTTCCTGCTGTGGTTCAGCTTCGCGCAAAGCGGCTATGTCATCCAGCCTCTGGTGCCCGCCCTGCAAAGCTGGTGGATGAAGATTCACGTCCCGGCCAACTTCATCGGCTACGGCACCTTCGCCATTGCCGCCATGGTCGGTTTCGCCTACCTCATCAAGGCCCATGCCACCACCACGTCGCTGTGGAAGTTGGCGCCGCTGTGGCTGCTGGGTTTCACCATGTTCTTCGAACCCATGGTGTTCCGTCAGGGCGGCATCTCCGAGTATTGGGGTGTGTTCGCCGGCATCTCGGCCTTGATCGTCGGGGGCATTCTCTATGGCCGCAAGCGCATCGCCATGCATCTGCCCTCCATGGAAGTCATGGACGACGTGATGTACAAGTCCATCGCCATCGGCTTCACCTTCTTCACCATCGCCACCATTCTGGGTGCGATGTGGGCTGCCGAAGCCTGGGGCGGCTACTGGAGTTGGGACCCGAAGGAAACCTGGGCGCTCATCGTCTGGCTGAACTATGCGGCCTGGCTGCACATGCGCCTGATGAAGGGTTTGCGCGGCCAAGTGGCGGCCTGGTGGGCGCTCACCGGCCTGCTTGTGACGACCTTTGCCTTCCTCGGCGTCAACATGTTCCTCTCCGGCCTGCATTCCTATGGCAAGCTGTGACTGGCACTTGAAGCCATAAAAAGGCCCTTCGGGGCCTTTTTTGTTTCGCAGCGAATCTGTGCCCCGGGATGCGGCGTGGAAGAAAGTAGCCGTCAGCAAAACAGGGTTGGCGCGCACGTGTAAGGTTTCGGGCCATGGTTCGACCAAACCCTAACCGCAACACCCGCGGGGATGGGCATGGGGAGCAAGGCCGGAATAAACCTGCCGGTTTCTCGTCTATCCACAGGCACCAGGGGCCCGAGGCGGATGTCTGAACTGAATGTCTAGGCTCACAGCGCCTGAAACCGGGCGATGAAGCGGGGCTCCAACACTGCACACTCACTGCACACCACCGAGAGGTCGTCATGAACAAGCGCCAAGAGCAAGGTTTTGAGCATCCCGTGCCGTCCGACATCACCCCGCGCGAGGCCTATCGCGATCGGCGGCGCTTCCTCGCCGCGGCCGGGGTCGGTGCCGCAGCGACGGTCGCTGCGGTCGCAGCGCAGCGCGCGCACGCCGTGCCTGCGACGGTGGCCGATGCGGCCCATCCCGGAAACCTGCCGCTGCTGCCCGCCACCAAGGACGTCGCG is part of the Thiomonas sp. X19 genome and encodes:
- a CDS encoding zinc ribbon domain-containing protein, yielding MTVKTTNNLGVLLRSYEALHNWQALAMLAGSFILAGLAMMGGAAATASSGSYAVSMLMGLVGAIIAIIGINASGLMLVDQAYDQPVRGFGAAFLGGLQAALHVIGALILLGVGFAMVLVAAYLLSLLGRIPGVGGVFGFLLAGPSVVIVALAYAVLVLATPLMVAAIWHGEGLISSLSRAADIVIKKPLEVLMHFLVLGLVVFPAAVFIFGLVFGASTEIARMYAAVGLGGFEPGDGSSPMQMLLAQMTSHGFGGAGISIGLVTFLAWSVVSLIYVLGLIFVYRAVNEGVGSEAAELVGQRLSQFKQKLDDNKPRTGSAPPVPPEATQDATPGAAPGASAPTPGPIQPSGPLAETPAQPRLASPASADTRRCPACGAVVAADDAFCRGCGQPLHSR
- a CDS encoding patatin-like phospholipase family protein is translated as MRATRRLHHYCCLSALSLGVAVASPAPAEAAPDGHSTPKPTVPLRDVAPAALGVPKAAAHITPGAAGLPRKGASTTQEGAGGLPPEAGQATPTTATPPATATPAATMPGAHADAAQAREPRICLALSGGGARGLAHIGVLMALRELRIPVDCIAGTSMGAIVGGLYAAGVPLAVLRQQVAGLDWNAIFRGRPPRAGLDFQRKSDDTRMPGGIELGINGRGQLSLPDAAINSTALETVLTNLTLQTRAVRNFADLPIPFRAVATNMVNGRKVILQRGALATALRASMSVPGVFPPIETHGELLGDGGLVDNMPVDVARAMGAQVVIAVNISTPLSSREALGSIVGLTGQMINILMEQNVEVQLKSLTPADVLVTPALGDISSLDFNRGEQALRDGYAATMAAAPQLSRYALSPEAYRAWRIKVDTQAQGLVASLGELSIDSVRVEGSKWAPAPALEANLRQKPGKPLNFSDVHDDVDQLSGLGDFSRVDYRLYDEPDGSDALVYRVADKSWGPNFLRFGLGLYTNLRNQTRFELQLAQRRPWLNNLGGEWRNFVQLGWENRWLSELYQPLDSTDRVFLAPYFDLDARPIDVYAGSQAIDRYRLSTSRVGLDIGTPVADYGELRLGYSVAQISANTILGSSNLSGSVREAGIRALATFDRLDHAYFPREGWRARLETFSADRKLGSAANYVRLDLSGQIDQSFGRQTVEAATRLASFRDISGTGYNYFALGGFDQLSGFQEGQIIGNYLAYFRLGLRTEITTAGLFGGATYAGVNLERGNAWANRNQVSLSDLQSSLALYLGADTPLGPVYFGIGKAPGQTVNYYLMLGRP
- the groES gene encoding co-chaperone GroES, encoding MNLRPLHDRVIVKRVEQETKTASGIFIPDNAAEKPDQGEVLAVGPGKRDDKGTLQPMAVKAGDRVLFGKYAGQTVKVDGDELMVMREDDLMAVIEK
- the groL gene encoding chaperonin GroEL (60 kDa chaperone family; promotes refolding of misfolded polypeptides especially under stressful conditions; forms two stacked rings of heptamers to form a barrel-shaped 14mer; ends can be capped by GroES; misfolded proteins enter the barrel where they are refolded when GroES binds); the protein is MAAKEVVFGADARVRMMDGVTILANAVKATLGPKGRNVVLERSFGAPTVTKDGVSVAKEIELKDKLQNMGAQMVKEVASKTSDNAGDGTTTATVLAHAMAREGMKYVAAGMNPMDLKRGIDKAVIALVEELKKISKPCTTSKEIAQVGTISANSDEDVGQIIAEAMDKVGKEGVITVEDGKSLNNELDIVEGMQFDRGYLSPYFINNQDRQVAVLDNPYVLLNDKKISNIRDLLPILEQVAKSGRPLLIIAEDVDGEALATLVVNSIRGILKTVAVKAPGFGDRRKAMLEDLAILTGGKVVSEETGMSLEKVTLADLGQAKRVEVAKENTTVIDGAGVAADIEARVKQIRVQIEEATSDYDREKLQERVAKLAGGVAVVKVGAATEVEMKEKKARVEDALHATRAAVEEGIVAGGGVALLRARVNLKVTGANPDQEAGIKLVMRAVEEPLRQIVANAGDEPSVVLNKVLEGQGNYGYNAANGQYGDMIEMGILDPTKVTRTALQNAASVAGLLLTTECMVADAPKDDTAAPPMGGGMGGMGGMDM
- a CDS encoding cytochrome c, whose translation is MLPDEEGLRPTPAPDPRAFVPVRAALGALLLAVAAAAAVAEGAAPTAPTFEVSATAPTAAQLAHGKQLAQTCAACHGIDGNATSTQFPKLASQRSGYIVQELTRFKPAAPGKKPERVNAIMNGIASTLSPQDMRDLADYYSRQTIKPAIATHAEWVKIGEGIWRGGIANRMVPACAACHGPGGLGLPGEYPRLAGQWSEYVAAQLHAFRTGARGDNTPMHEIASRMSDRQIRDVSDFVAGLR
- the yihA gene encoding ribosome biogenesis GTP-binding protein YihA/YsxC, encoding MTNIGNSSTVAAKAAADTSPLLQSARFFTTAAQFNQLPAGNLPEVAFVGRSNAGKSTAINVLCGQRRLAFSSKTPGRTQHINLFTVGLGGAAAGLLADLPGYGYASVPLATKQRWERFIAQYLAQRAQLVGLVLIADSRHGLTPLDWTLLSYSSPAALPVHVLLTKADKLTRSEQHAQAQAVRDDLQRHAAGAGLMAPTSVQMFSATKRQGLREASQVLEDWLQAPADEEPAV